A single genomic interval of Lathyrus oleraceus cultivar Zhongwan6 chromosome 7, CAAS_Psat_ZW6_1.0, whole genome shotgun sequence harbors:
- the LOC127102426 gene encoding protein RALF-like 32 codes for MKLLTFFYLMFLIILMQLSSTVLSLSSSTHHSKICNGSIGECNEEGEELMESEISRRLLEQRRYISEGALKRDRPVCNGGAGGEAYSKSEGCIPPPSNPYNRGCSKYYRCRSDS; via the coding sequence ATGAAACTCCTCACCTTCTTCTACTTGATGTTTCTCATCATCTTGATGCAGTTAAGCAGCACTGTGTTGTCACTGAGTAGTAGTACTCATCATTCAAAGATATGCAATGGTTCCATAGGAGAATGcaatgaagaaggtgaagaaTTAATGGAGTCAGAAATAAGCAGAAGGCTTTTGGAACAAAGAAGATACATTTCTGAAGGAGCTCTAAAGAGAGATAGACCAGTCTGTAATGGTGGTGCAGGTGGTGAAGCTTATAGTAAATCTGAAGGGTGTATTCCTCCACCTTCAAATCCTTATAATAGAGGATGTTCTAAGTATTATCGTTGTAGGTCTGATTCTTGA